CAAACCCTCcgaattattaaatttttctgTCTCAGATAAAGCAACAGGAAAACTTTCTAACTTCTGGGTCTTCTCTGTTTTGTACGGTTCAGTTTCAGAAGTTTCCACAATCTCATGCCTTTGCCTATTGGAACAATCAGATTCTGATTGGGCTTTGTATATGCAATCTAATGGCTTCGCTTGTTCAGAAATTTGAGCTGAAGGTGTTTGAGTTTCTGCGGAGCTTTCAACAAAATCATCCAGCGATGAATTAACTTCAGGAGGGTGATTTAGACCTGGGTTCTCCATACGACCTACATTTTGTACAATCGTGATCAGAATTTTTATGCAACACCATATGGGAATATCATCACATGATTggtcaaaaacaaaattgaaatctaGAGCTTGctatcaattttgatttaaacGAGGTACACTTTTAACTACACTTCTTTAGTAACATCAGGAACTTGGTTCTAGACTCTTACTTTTAGTATGGGAATAACGCAACCTTGTCTACCCAGCAGGTTGAAATGTTTTCCCGCTAAATCAGAACCAACACTCAATCTTGGAGTACTTGTCTCACGACTTCTGAAGTATTAGAAATTCAGGTAGTCGTTCACCGTCATCTTGTGCTGGATGTCCTTCTGTCCCAAAAAACAAGATGATTCATTTGAACTCCTCTTATATGAGCATCATCTCAACACCACAACTTCTATGAACAAATAAACCGTCATACGGTTTAATCCGACCTCCACCGATAAAGCTACATACCTAAATCGAGACCTTGGCTAAACATGCTGCTCCAGGAAGAAAATAGCGAATGCAATATGTTTGTAAAAGCATGCCATACATGTAGCCTTAAGAAACCAAATACAATAACAGAAAGAGTCAACCAAAACCTTAGATTACAGGAACAAGAAAACTTCAgctcaattttcaattttcaaaacttgcaGGATAGCACGACGCTTATATCCTCAAAACCCTCGCAAGATTCAAAAGTTATGGAGAAGCAACCATTTCCTAACTAGAACAGTGCGCCACATGCAGTTCGCTACATTTTCCAAATAACCAAACGGCAAAACTGAAAGCAAAATAAATCCTATCCagcaaaaggagaagaaatccGCACAGTTTCTCAAGAATTTTGAAGCTCGCAAGTAGAAAAgcgaagaagaaaatgagagaattaCCAAGCTGCTTGAGAACGGTGAAGTTGACACCGGCGGAGCGATCTACGGTGTCCGTGCAGTGACTCAGTCCAGCCCCCGAAGCTCCCCGAACCGATTTCAATAGcgtcaactttttttttatttcttcccgCAATTGCCATTAGCGACGCTGTATTTActggatttttttaaataataaataaagatactCTTTTgtcctaaatttttattatagttCCCTTTAGTTcctagtttaaaatttttatatttaaaaaatttgggttgaatttgaatttaattttgatttggtcTTTATGACTATATATTTACTCCTAagttaagtttttatttaatgtttatttttgttcgGATTAAATTTCGTTAATTAATTCTAAACTCAAAACATAGGTAAAAACaagttattttgaaatttataaattaaatataaattaaacttaaaactCGAAGGTAGAATTGTAATGTATTGAAACTTAGAGTACAGATGAAGACATACATTTTCCAATGTCACGATTGAAGAAagcatatattttaattagctGAGATATACTCAAGTTAGCGTGTAATATatccttaaaaaatataaaacatgttCATAcactttaattttgtatctcaTAGATCCTTAACTTATTCAACGTTTTTTTGTGTACCTGTTAGAcataaaattgtgaggctaagTTCCTATTGACACGAAATCAATTTGGTCTTTTAggttataattaaaaatgtggAGCCTTGATTGATATCTCACCCGAACCTGAACCTCACTTAAGGTTTGATGAAGCAAAAAGACAATTGAAAAGAATGTTCAAATTAGAGATAGCCTAAAAGATGGTCATGACGAGTGTAAGATTATGGCGTTAAGAAGTTAGTAAACTCCAAAAGAAGCTAGCATTTCTCTATTACACTCCGGATTTGATTTCAAGCATAACATCATCAATTTGATCTCGAACTTACTCGACAATTTCACAGTTCAAAAGCAAGTTTGCCCGTTCGGAATACAACGAACGACGAAAAGTCTTAACtacacaagaaaaaaaaatatgacatGTATGGGGTTAGCTTGTTACTAAGATCTTGTTGACATGAGATCTTCACATAGACACTGATCACTTGCAGCATGCTAAAGAACCAAGCAACTAAGAGCCAAAATCTAACTATGTGCAcacacaagaacaaaaaatcagTGATGCTTCAGCTTCAAAGGTGGAAAATTTTGGCATCGGCTATTGTATCTCAAGAAGAGGGCTTTTTATTAGGTTTTTTCTTGGCTGTTCTGGCTATAGCATCGcaaatctctttttttcttttgctgttACTGTTGGTATTATTGCTGTTTGTATGGTTCTGGTTGTTGCCACCGCCCGTGCTCGCCGAGCTCTTAGCATGAACTTCGAGGGCATCCTTAACGAAAAACTTTAACCTCCACAGGGTAGTTTCACTCTACATGATGCAGCAATAAACTCAATTAATCGTTACGTCATCGAAAAGTCACACGAAAGGAGCAAAGGGAGCGAGGAAGCGTAGCGCATTGCGATAATGTAAATTACAACCTGTGCATCGATATCGAGATCGACCTCCACGGCAGTGGCTTGAAAACTTGGGTTAGTTTCTGCAACAATCTCCAACGCTTTGCAGAGATCTTCTGGAGACAATTTGGTGAGGGCTGCTCCaagctttctcttttcttcagtTGATATTTTTCTGAACCATACATTGATGGTATCAGTCCACTCTATCTATTGAGTGCAAGTCATTTTCTAATGTCAAAAGCCAATTAACCTCAAGCACAAAATATAATGACATATCACTGGTAAAAGTTTTATATGGGGGCGTGCAACTCGTGCTAGTCAAATTCAAATACGTCAAAAGGGACCAACTCGACCAAATTCTGAATATCCTATGGAATAGGTAGGAGGGGAGGTTTGGATTGGAGAATAAGGGCTTTGTGCCTTAGACGGTCTTGTATTTCTCTTTGTGCACATAAGCCTGACATCCCTATTGTATATGGTCCAACGAGGGTGTGCTCTCCCTGTCTCGGTTTGAGTTTAGAGAAAGGAACCGAGCTGTGGTGTGGAGACAAGTTATGTAGTAATGTGATTGTGCAATTATACCAATCATTGTACCAGAAAACAACTTCGAAAGCTGCGTTTGCAAtaacaaaagagagaatgaACCTGCAGTTTTGCACGACTAGTTCTCGAAGCTCTTCCAGTTGCATATCTACCTCGTAAATCTGAAAACAGTTCATTATCCATGTTTAAACAATCTATTGCTTTTCCCATATAAGATAATAGGAAAGCAAAGGAAGTAGGCTATCTCCAGACAAACTTTCTCAAGATAGCTAAATCCTAGGAAAAAGGAGACAGCACACCTCATTACTTATGTCCCTAGCCATTTTTGCTTGAGCAGCCTCCTGAGCAAGCTGCATATCCAACAGCGCTTCCGCTTCCTCCTCTTCTCGTCTCTTTTCCTGGAAGGTGAGATCGTTTTAGAATTTCGACCATATTTTACCAGTTCTTTCAACCAAATGAAACCATCTTTCTCTCCCAGGCACCATGAATTGAATAAGGAATATTGATCCATTTAAGAACTGTTCTCAAACTAAACAAGTTACCTCTTCAGTGACTTTAGGCAGAAGTTGAAGCCATTTCTCCTCGAACTTTTCGAGCAAAGTCTTGGCCATGACATGAACATCACTTCTCTCTTCATTATATTTCATTGCATTCTTGAAGACTAATCTCATATCAGAACATATCTCTCTCACATTCTTATATCCAGTACCATCCTTAGCctccatttgatttttaattgtgCTGAAGTCCATTGGCTTGTCAATTACCTAATGAATACAATACATATGTTACCTGAAGGATTATTCTAAAACCTAAATGATGCTAAAGTTTGCTAAACAATGCTCACGACTATTCGTATAAGAAGCTACCCTTGTTATAATACTCGTGCCTTATACATTTGAGGTAAGTGTGTACAAGATCGATACAAATACTCCATTTCTAAGATCGGGGACTCCAGCCAAAAATATAGTTATGCGTAACCCAAATACCTTATTGTATCAAATGAATctaatatcaattaaaaagCTAGATATTCAAGTTTCAAGGCATAGGACAGCACAAAACTAATATATACAGCATttaatatacatttatttgATAGGGATATCGACCTCACCTCATAATAGTCGTGTAATCGAAGACCTTCCACATCCACTGGCTGCATAAAAGGCCAAGCCCACTTATGCTGTGATAACTGAAAATCAAGGGAGAAATATGTCGAAATGTGGCAGCTGTAGCAGTACGTTTTCAAATAACCCACTCCAAAGTGGTAATATTATATCATCAAAGTTCTTTTGATCAAACAGAATTGTTTATGATGACAAAGACACTTAATTTAGTGCAATGACAAGTTCGCCAGTACTAAGCCAATCCCCAATGTGAATGAGCGAACGCATGAATTTCTTAAGAAGCAACCAGAAAGTTCAACATCAGAAAGGCACCCGATGATGCGATAGCATGCAAAAACGAATGAAGGCAAACAACTAGCAATagagtaagaaaaaaaattgccAGGGAGTTGATAACCTGACGCAAAATTGTCCCGAACTGCCGCATGAGTTCTTGCATTCTCTTTGCAGCTGCAGCTTCTCTGCGAGCTGCATCTTGCTGCTGCTTTTTAAGACTTGGAATATGTCTTTCCTTATCCTTATCCTTTACAACAGAGCTACCTTTACTACCGTTTGGCTGCTTCTTTTTCAATGTCAAATAGAACTGTTCTATCTCATTCACGTTTTGCTCAAGCTGCAAGGATAAAAGAAAGCTCAGATTTGATGAACTTGACGATAAAAAGGATTTTTGTAATCCTTATAGTTTGGGGACGTAAAGTGATTAGACTTGACATCAGTAGTTTGAAATTCAACAGAACTCCTAAGATTTGAATCTTATTCTAGATGATCTGTCTAGTAATTGTTGTTGTTAAAAATTCGATAAAGATATGAGACGAAATCTGCCCATATGTGGTATTTTACTGCCATGATGAATAGTAATCTTTCCTCCACTCAATTGTTCCTATCCCTTCCTTGTCATACATGTCAAATTACGGAGGCTATCATGCCACCTCTTAAATTGTAATTCAATGTTTTCGTCCCAATCATTAACGATactaaaaatgtattttaaggaATACAAAAGTATTCCCAAGATTTCATCTATTTTATGTTGATAACACCTAGCAAACAGTAAAACTGCATAATTAGGTCTGCCAATGCTTTTAGGTTAATGGTATATCATGTTTTACCTTGTCGACCTTCAGAAAAATCTCATCGACTTGATGCCTAAAGCCATCCACTTCTGCACCAACAGTATCTCCCACAACAAAATTACTGGCATCTGCAAATGCTGCATCCATGGGATCCATCTAACTCTGTACAACAACATTTGGTAAAAATGATCAACAAGGCAGCTTTTCGGCATGAAACCCATTGAAACGTAATGGTTCTTTAAGATtacacacaaaaaaataataagatgaGGCAAATCTTAGGAAGAGTATAATAAGAACAACAAATTAGAACTTCTAGAAAGAGATTATTCACAGAGATCCGTTTTTATTCAgaatctttccatttttaaagaaaataagaataaacaACGCGAAATTTCCTCACTGCAGATAGAACCCTAGCCCTACCTTTTGAATCTCATACACGCGATGAACGAATTAAGCAACTAAATAAGAATCATCACAAACtataaatatgaaatcaaGCAAGAAAATCATGCAATTGATGAAACAGGATGAAGCAATTGATTATAAAGTAAAGAACAAACTGGATTTTCTTATTGCATTACCGTAGCACTaatttttctccaaaaaaCAATGCAAATAACCCCCAAGTTAAATGGTGAGCTACTCTACTTCTATGTAATCTAACTTCTATCAAGAGTATAATAAAAACGCGATACGTTCCACATGGATTGATCCTAGCTTTTCCAGTGTCCAATAATCCATAGAAATCCATACATTAGAACGAAGAGATTTGGAAGTCGTGTTCAAAGGCATTCAATAAAACATGGAATAACGAAGTTCAATGCTCTGGATGAGAGAAGAGTTAAAGTGTTTGAGAATTACCTACGGAttcgaggaagaagaagaagacgctAGTTCGATATGAACAGTCCTCCTTGCTCTCAAAAACCGGACCTTGGATTCCAAAGGGGAATTTGGTCTCTTAAactgattcttttttttttttttttttttttttttttttttttttttttNTAAGacgaaattgaaattttaataaataatattatttgaatttttactcTACACGagacaaaatttatatttttagagaactcaatttaattttaattccattttctaattaatataaatatataccactaattaaaagattagaaGTTTGAAGACgagttgattttcattttaattttttataaaaaaaattattttttttttgtagggaTAGGAATACAAATTTGGATCAGCTCCCtgtaatcaaatattttaatacatatttatttataaattgttaatataatagaaattatattcaaaattgaaattatccGATAAggagttttttaaaacgaatattttttaaagacaaaattaatgaatttttttttttaattttacattttatcgCAAAAATATcgtgaattttttaaaatttaaataatatcctaaacttttaaaaaaatctacaatatttttaaactttaaaactaaattaaaaaactatttttaatattaattttgaaaatatgttaatattttatttaaaaaatagaaataaactttcaaaatggtttcaaaattttccttttaataaaaaatattttttaattttcaaaactttagtTAAAAcccttaaacttaaaaaaacaaaaattaaataaacttttaatttttctttaaaaattaaaaataaacaaaaaacaaattttaactttaaaaaaaaaataaaaaataaatacacttaccaattttaaatacttttaatttttctctaaacataaaaaataaaaataaaaaacaaattttaactttttaaaaaaataaaaaaaaataaacttactaattttttaacagttttcattaaaaaaaaacaaattttaactttttttaaaaaataaaaataaatacacttaccaattttaaatacttttaatttttctttaaaaaaaaattaaaaaaaaaaacaaattttaacttttttaaaaaagaaaaaaaaaatacacttaCCAATTTTTAAcagtttttattaaaaaaaaaaacaatttttaacttttttaaaaaataaaaaaaatacacttgCCAATTTTTTAACagtttttattgaaaaaaaaaacaaattttaacttttaaaaatataataaaaaaaatacacttaccaattttaaatactttttctttaaaaataaaaaattatatataaaaaaaaaaattaacttttctaaaaaaatttaaaaaatacactgaccaatttttttaacagtttttttagaaaagttaaattttttttttttttttaagtcaaagcgtattaattcaatttgatactttttaaacaatattaaaagttaaaaaaaatattcaaatattcttttttaaatcaattttcatccaaaactaatGTAAAAAAACTCTTCTAGATAACAtcttattgtttttatatCATCGagataatttagagttataaatcaatttgagtgtaaaatatctaaaatgcTCTCAGATGAAATACtataatttatacaaaaatataagaaataaaataataattacaaaaatgtaaaGAAGGGAAACCAAGCTAAACACCACGAATCGGAAAAGCCAAGCAGCCAGGACTCACTCACGCACGAGCTATACAACTAGAAGCCGCCTTAGCCAACACTCTAACCAGAACCGACCTATACCTGAGAGCCCTAATCAGGCTCCATGGACTCATTTCTCCGCCGGTACCGTCGGCGGCAACAGTTGCCGCCGCCTCCCCCGGAACCACGCGGAACATCGGCGCCGGTGCCAGCCGAGCCTGTCTCCTCCGAATCTCGCTCAGTTCTGTTCTCGACGGAGTTCTCGTTAATCCAATCAACGCCATCGGCCTCCTCAAACTACTCCGCTGATATCCGAAACCACCGATTACAGGCGATGAAAACGATTTCGACCGAAAGCTCTGGTTTCGCATAAACAACTCCGAGTTACTTCGGAAACTCCGCCCTTCCGCATCAGAATCTTTATCTCGGAGAGATAGAGATCCAGCGTCCAATATCTTCCCGCAGAAAACGATTTCACTAGGCGGCGATGAGGAACTTGTTCTCTGCTTCAAATCGGTGCAGAATTCAAACAGATCGTGGTAGGACGGAGAGCGACATGGCGTATCCACATCATCTGGTTCGTGAATTGGAAAATCGCGGAGAGAGAGATCGTCTGCATCGTCGTCGATCAGATCCAAAACTTCCAAATTGTTCTCCACAGACGCCATTGAAATGCAAAATTCTTTCTGCTGCGAAAATTACAGTGAAATGAAAGATGAGATGAGGTTAGAGTTGCTGGAGATGCATTAAATAAAGGGAGAAATAGGAAGGAGGAGGATGCTTCCTCTTGGAGGTTGGATTTGATCCGCCAtggtttttaattaattttgttcttccaCAGATGAATTTTGAACTAAACCGTGTTGCCAAGTACCCTAAACGAAGACCTTCTAGAAACGGAGGTAAGAGagtttctaaataaataaataaataatactaggtgcattctattaaaaaaaaaaaaaaattatgctaaattatatatatatatatatatatatatataatttttttcttctagaaactatatttaatatttttaatttatgagtattaataaaattacaactatatatatatatatatacatacatatatatatatatacatacatatatatatatatatatatataatattgtcaaTGTCTTGCAATTTTTAACAATTACGTAGTGATCTTCTagaattcattatttatactttattttgtaatgataaacacttttcttttatatatgcctgtgattattattatttaattaaatgttattttagttgacttatttttaaattttatttaaatttttgtaattttaatatttaaatttaatgatttcattttcaaaaaaaattgatattggATTCTAGttaaagttttcaaaattttattttaatgtaaattattttatattttataaattttaggttgtgttgcaaaatattattattatttttattatatatctaattttgttaaaattaaaattaaataaaagtacaCATCAAGTATACCTATTAAagttgaataaaatttaaaataaaaggaggagaatgataatttaatattattattattttttaattttgggtttataaatttatccaaattgaaacaaatattttatatagccttATAAATTAACGATgatttactaatttttttaaaataaaaaattaaaattctactGGATACTTGTTGTAGGATTAAATTGGGCTTGACTGGGCCATATTGGGCCGAGTGGCCCATTATAGATTGTAAGAAAAACCGCGAGATTACATCTTGTAGCTTCGAAGCAGACACCAGTAAGGGAAGAGGTTTTTGCTCCTGCAGAATGACGAGGGCGGCTCTCTTTCAGTTGCTACGATCACAATCCAAGAATCTCTCGCAGAGAAATCTCCATTCAGGTATCGTTTTCCTttcctcttccatttttcaatcCCTCTCTGAAAATTAGGAGATTTGTTCTTTCTCGAGTTTGTAATTCGGTAGTTTTCATGGTTTCAGTGTAGTAAAGAATGTAAAGATTTCGTGCTTGCGTCCATTTAATACGTTCAGAATGGATGATTTTTGCTCTTTTGTTTTCGGAAATGATTTCAAATTTGGATTAGACGAtccattaatgaaattatatgcCCTGAAACTTGCTTGCGTATCTTCTAAGATGAGGGATCTTGAATAAGCTCATCTTAGATCTCGGATTTGAGATAAATTTTAGCTGAAGAATTATGTATGCTGGGAGTTTGCCTTTTCTACCGCTAGGAATCACTATCACCAACAGTTCTGTGTTCACTTGTTGGATATAGAATCTGGGGATTCTTGCGAAACtaggtttttgtttgtttttttgtttttataaagaaaatcgTTGGATGTTCGAACATTTGATCTCTTGGCAGAGTGCATGTATGTTTTAATAGTTGAAGTATGCTCGAGCTGGTATTTGTACAAgtctttaatttaatatctacATGAAAGCCCACAGCTAGCCCATTCTAAAATGCTTATGCTAGGGGAGGTTtcgacacccttataaggaatgattcgttcatCGCAGTATGTA
This genomic window from Cucurbita pepo subsp. pepo cultivar mu-cu-16 chromosome LG01, ASM280686v2, whole genome shotgun sequence contains:
- the LOC111795395 gene encoding transcription factor GTE6-like is translated as MDPMDAAFADASNFVVGDTVGAEVDGFRHQVDEIFLKVDKLEQNVNEIEQFYLTLKKKQPNGSKGSSVVKDKDKERHIPSLKKQQQDAARREAAAAKRMQELMRQFGTILRQLSQHKWAWPFMQPVDVEGLRLHDYYEVIDKPMDFSTIKNQMEAKDGTGYKNVREICSDMRLVFKNAMKYNEERSDVHVMAKTLLEKFEEKWLQLLPKVTEEEKRREEEEAEALLDMQLAQEAAQAKMARDISNEIYEVDMQLEELRELVVQNCRKISTEEKRKLGAALTKLSPEDLCKALEIVAETNPSFQATAVEVDLDIDAQSETTLWRLKFFVKDALEVHAKSSASTGGGNNQNHTNSNNTNSNSKRKKEICDAIARTAKKKPNKKPSS